A genomic window from Pyxicephalus adspersus chromosome 2, UCB_Pads_2.0, whole genome shotgun sequence includes:
- the LOC140322729 gene encoding dnaJ homolog subfamily C member 18-like, protein MDRQRSEMLIKIARVRLQCGRIEDALNYLYQAQSLYPTRTAAGLIQAIRGGWFEAERAFYEPPHSHYNGGWEHANHYAGCGSCGRPPFHQHYEEDDEEEEEEEEDEDDDEEEDEEQEEKVTQGFADTDNYYSVLGVRKDVSQEVLRKAYRKLALRYHPDKNNSPGATEAFKVIGKAFAVLSDPAKRKVYDESQSRTQTVTEADMSTNDVFDMFFRGHYSARAAYSFKGHPREQRHTSREEDGRWQRWATGEDKQDLPRWQREEMRHNTEKEWKNREEVFNEGRRQWQWERDQRQDGGQPRWQKEVKREPGRPKTQQERRQEAGRTSPKWWEKKGQENRKSRWREEMEKQNLRRPRRPEEEEEGGRPKNAYSAFIQVLPVLILVVVSVVAQLTTTSQPYSLHPRPSSGLTISRETSSRGVPYYVGQNFHTRYRGPALAELERAIEKEYAEQVQAGCWREKQQRSDLANLARLYGDQRLREKADTFKMENCRKLSDLIGIRRGG, encoded by the exons ATGGATCGGCAACGCTCTGAAATGCTAATAAAGATTGCTCGTGTGCGCCTGCAGTGTGGAAGGATAGAAGATGCGCTGAATTACCTCTACCAAGCTCAGAGCCTCTACCCGACTCGTACGGCAGCAGGACTCATACAAGCTATTCGTGGTGGTTGGTTTGAAGCAGAGCGGGCCTTTTATGAGCCGCCTCATAGCCATTATAATGGCGGCTGGGAACACGCCAATCATTATGCCGGTTGTGGTAGCTGTGGCAGGCCTCCATTCCACCAGCATTATGAAGAAGATGacgaagaagaggaggaggaggaggaagatgaggatgatgatgaggaggaagatgaagaGCAGGAAGAGAAGGTTACCCAAGGGTTTGCTGACACAGACAACTACTACAGCGTGCTCGGAGTCAGAAAAGACGTCAGCCAAGAAGTTCTGAGGAAGGCCTATCGGAAGTTGGCGTTACGGTACCACCCAGACAAAAACAACTCTCCAGGGGCCACAGAGGCCTTTAAG GTGATTGGGAAAGCATTTGCTGTTCTGAGTGATCCAGCCAAAAGGAAAGTTTATGATGAGTCACAAAGCCGGACACAAACAGTCACAGAAGCAGACATGTCTACCAATGATGTCTTTGATATGTTCTTCAGGGGTCACTACTCAGCCCGAGCAGCCTACAGCTTTAAAGGTCATCCAAGAGAACAAAGGCATACAAGCAGAGAGGAAGATGGAAGGTGGCAGAGATGGGCAACTGGAGAGGACAAACAAGACTTACCAAGATGGCAGAGAGAGGAGATGAGGCATAACACggaaaaagaatggaaaaatagAGAAGAGGTGTTTAATGAAGGAAGAAGACAATGGCAATGGGAGAGAGATCAAAGACAAGATGGAGGACAGCCACGATGGCAAAAGGAAGTCAAGCGAGAACCAGGTAGGCCAAAAACTCAACAAGAGAGGAGGCAAGAAGCTGGAAGGACCAGCCCAAAGTGGTGGGAAAAGAAAGGCCAAGAAAACCGAAAATCAAGGTGGCGTGAAGAAATGGAGAAACAAAATCTTAGACGCCCCAGGAGACccgaggaggaagaagaaggtgGTCGGCCCAAAAACGCATACTCCGCCTTTATCCAGGTTCTGCCAGTTCTTATTCTTGTGGTGGTTTCTGTGGTGGCTCAGTTAACAACCACATCACAGCCATACAGTCTTCATCCTAGACCATCTTCTGGTTTGACCATCTCCAGGGAGACCAGCAGCCGCGGAGTCCCATATTATGTTGGGCAAAATTTTCACACACGTTATCGAGGTCCGGCTTTAGCAGAGCTGGAGAGGGCTATAGAGAAGGAGTATGCAGAACAAGTCCAGGCTGGATGTTGGAGAGAGAAACAACAGAGGTCTGATCTCGCCAATCTGGCTCGGCTCTATGGGGATCAGAGACTAAGGGAAAAGGCTGACACTTTCAAGATGGAGAACTGTCGGAAGTTGTCAGACCTCATAGGTATACGAAGAGGTGGTTGA
- the LOC140322728 gene encoding ceramide-1-phosphate transfer protein-like isoform X2, whose product MSQSSPTHMGCHKIIRFALPLLLIFIFLYVSITRLHTPLHECIKDGKPCVKIENDVIANEDISEKNVESFKEEYTYQQVIENSKKICKGKNFQIGKMVQSFYDCVTNDNEILLVHYLEGWRELIKFMDSMGSVFGFISHETMTKINILQGYLDGENGKSYKTIKSMINYELENQVVNFKYLPSKQVPSGCRTLLRMHRALKWLEVFLYKVGTSPGHDKTSEMCAEAYHKTLSHYHSWFIRQVAEVAFLAMPPVEDMYKIVCVKDHEEAKVVLLTTVDSIVKVYNITQELYTINNMLDLP is encoded by the exons ATGTCACAGTCATCCCCTACACACATGGGTTGCCACAAAATCATTCGATTCGCTCTGCCACTACTCTTGATATTTATCTTCCTTTACGTTAGTATCACCAGGCTCC ATACTCCCCTACATGAATGCATTAAGGATGGGAAGCCATGCGTCAAGATTGAAAATGATGTCATCGCTAATGAGGACATTTCG GAGAAAAATGTGGAGTCGTTCAAGGAAGAGTACACTTATCAGCAGGTGATAGAAAACTCTAAGAAGATCTGCAAGGGGAAGAATTTTCAGATTGGAAAAATGGTGCAATCATTTTACGACTGTGTGACAAATGACAATGAGATCCTACTGGTACATTACTTAGAGGGATGGAGAGAACTGATCAA GTTCATGGACTCAATGGGATCTGTATTTGGCTTTATTTCTCATGAAACAATGACTAAAATCAACATTCTCCAAGGATATCTAGATGGTGAAAATGGGAAGAGTTACAAAACAATCAAGTCCATGATAAATTACGAGCTGGAGAACCAGGTGGTGAACTTTAAATACCTGCCTTCCAAACAGGTTCCCTCAGGCTGCCGGACACTCCTGCGCATGCATCGAGCCCTTAAATGGTTGGAAGTCTTTCTTTACAAAGTGGGCACCAGTCCTGGTCATGACAAGACTTCAGAAATGTGTGCTGAGGCCTATCACAAGACCCTGTCTCATTACCACAGTTGGTTTATCAGGCAGGTAGCTGAAGTGGCATTTTTGGCCATGCCTCCTGTGGAGGATATGTACAAAATAGTATGTGTTAAGGACCACGAGGAGGCAAAAGTTGTACTCTTGACCACTGTAGATTCCATAGTTAAAGTGTACAACATTACACAAGAGCTCTATACAATCAATAATATGCTGGACCTACCATGA
- the LOC140322728 gene encoding ceramide-1-phosphate transfer protein-like isoform X1 gives MSQSSPTHMGCHKIIRFALPLLLIFIFLYVSITRLPDTPLHECIKDGKPCVKIENDVIANEDISEKNVESFKEEYTYQQVIENSKKICKGKNFQIGKMVQSFYDCVTNDNEILLVHYLEGWRELIKFMDSMGSVFGFISHETMTKINILQGYLDGENGKSYKTIKSMINYELENQVVNFKYLPSKQVPSGCRTLLRMHRALKWLEVFLYKVGTSPGHDKTSEMCAEAYHKTLSHYHSWFIRQVAEVAFLAMPPVEDMYKIVCVKDHEEAKVVLLTTVDSIVKVYNITQELYTINNMLDLP, from the exons ATGTCACAGTCATCCCCTACACACATGGGTTGCCACAAAATCATTCGATTCGCTCTGCCACTACTCTTGATATTTATCTTCCTTTACGTTAGTATCACCAGGCTCC cAGATACTCCCCTACATGAATGCATTAAGGATGGGAAGCCATGCGTCAAGATTGAAAATGATGTCATCGCTAATGAGGACATTTCG GAGAAAAATGTGGAGTCGTTCAAGGAAGAGTACACTTATCAGCAGGTGATAGAAAACTCTAAGAAGATCTGCAAGGGGAAGAATTTTCAGATTGGAAAAATGGTGCAATCATTTTACGACTGTGTGACAAATGACAATGAGATCCTACTGGTACATTACTTAGAGGGATGGAGAGAACTGATCAA GTTCATGGACTCAATGGGATCTGTATTTGGCTTTATTTCTCATGAAACAATGACTAAAATCAACATTCTCCAAGGATATCTAGATGGTGAAAATGGGAAGAGTTACAAAACAATCAAGTCCATGATAAATTACGAGCTGGAGAACCAGGTGGTGAACTTTAAATACCTGCCTTCCAAACAGGTTCCCTCAGGCTGCCGGACACTCCTGCGCATGCATCGAGCCCTTAAATGGTTGGAAGTCTTTCTTTACAAAGTGGGCACCAGTCCTGGTCATGACAAGACTTCAGAAATGTGTGCTGAGGCCTATCACAAGACCCTGTCTCATTACCACAGTTGGTTTATCAGGCAGGTAGCTGAAGTGGCATTTTTGGCCATGCCTCCTGTGGAGGATATGTACAAAATAGTATGTGTTAAGGACCACGAGGAGGCAAAAGTTGTACTCTTGACCACTGTAGATTCCATAGTTAAAGTGTACAACATTACACAAGAGCTCTATACAATCAATAATATGCTGGACCTACCATGA